The Halomonas elongata DSM 2581 DNA segment CTGGATGAACTACTTCGCGCCACTGACGGGGTCCAATATCAGCGAGCCGGACATTGCCACTGCCAAGCAAAAGCTCACGGACGCACGGCCGAATATGACGCCAAGGCTACAAGCGGCGCTGGATGACTTGGTCGCCGCCAATGAAGCGTTGGCTGACAATCCGAAGGACATGCTCGATTCGGATCACCCTCTCAACAATGGTGAGGCCGACCGCCTGTGGAATACCTATGAGGAAGAGTTTGAAGCCGCCTGTCCCGAGGTTTCCTCGTAAGCCCGCATTGATAACAGCGCCTGTGTGCAAAATCTGCAGGCTATCCCCGGCTAAGGCGCCTGGATTGCGCGAGAGAGCGCCTAGAATCAGCATTGTACTGCAACCCACTCCTTATAGAACTTCATTCTATCCCTCCGAGCCTCTTGCGGAGCCCATTCTGTTTGTGGTGATCTAAATAGCGTATGCAGCACTGTTCGGCCGTTTCCTTATATCGGCTGCAGACAGCTGATTTCGATGGAACGAACGTTATCAATCGACAAGGAGATGCACGATGAACCTCGGCGATTTCACATCTTTCGAGAAGTTTTTAACCCCAAAGTTGATCCAGGTCGCCTACTGGATTGGCATCATAATGATAGTTCTCGGTGGTATTGGAGGGATTGTCACAGCCCTATTCAGCGGGAAACTCCTGCTTCTTCTCATGAACATTATCGGCTTATTACTCGGCCTTCTGTTCTGGCGTGTCCTCTGTGAAGGCGCCATACTATTGTTCGGCATCTATGATCGACTAGGTGAGATCAAAGACGGCCTTCAAGAATCACGCTCAGTATCCAACGATAATTAACATACCGCCCTGGCGGCCTTCACTGGCTGTCAGGGCCTCTTTGTAGGTCTCAGGATATAACGCCGCGCCTGTGTGCAAAATCTGCAGACCTATCCCGGGCCAAGGCGTCTGGATTGCGCGAGAGAGCGCCGGGGTTCAGCGCTCCATCTCCCGACGCAGCTCAACCACTCTGGCGACATCCAGTCCTGAGAACTCCGCAATGAGCTCGTCTGACATGTCTCCGTGCTGGAGCATTCGACGAGCCATCTCTAAGGCATGACGTTCCTCGCCTTCCTGTTTGAAGCGTTCTGGCCATTCTCTAATGCGCTCTGCCAACATGGCGTGTACCTCCTGCAGATCCTGTAGGGCACTGATCTCGTCGGGGTCGAATCCTGGCCACCGGCTGGGAATCAGGACGCGTGTGACCCAGACAGTGAACGCCCGCCGAAGCGAGTCATGTTCGGGTGCCTGCAGCCACTCTCCCAGCCGCTTGAGCACCGCTTCCCACTGCGCCAAATCCTGACTGTGCTCCAACTGGAACAGCGCGCCCACCAAATTGCGTGTCTCCTCCAGATGATCTTCATTCTGGCAGATTTCCGCCTCATCGAGGAGGAGGTAGGGCAACGACGGTCGATAGTGGGACAATCCCCCTGGTATGGGTTCGACCAGGTCAACGACGTTTTGTGCCGCGGTCCAGCGCTGATCCCCATTATACAGCACGATGGGCAGCACCGGTGGCAGCTTGCCTGCGGGGGTAAAGGCCTTCTGCCGGATCAGGTCCTGGTACAGCAGCGCCTCATAAGCCATAACCCTGACGGCCATGTAGCGATCGACGGTGCGCTGGAACTCGATGAGCAGGTAGACATAGAGCCATCCCTCTCCCCAACGCACCCGCCAGATGATGTCATCCTCGCGGTCGCGCAGGTCATCCGAGACGTAGCTGCCGCTAACCTTCTCCAGACTGTCGAGATCCAGCTGGTCGACCCACTCTTCCTGGACGAACTCGGTCAGCAGGTCCCGCACCATCGCCGGTTCTGAGAAGAGGCGCTTGTAGCTGTTGTCGTGATCCGCCACGGATTAACCCTTCACCGCGTCCTTGAGTCCCTGCCCCGCCTTGAAGGCAGGCACCTTGGCGGCAGGGATCGTCATCTCCTCGCCGGTCTGCGGATTGCGCCCGGTGCGGGCCGCCCGTTCGCGTGTCTCGAAGGTCCCGAAGCCGAGGAGGGTCAGCTTGTCTCCCTGGGACAGCGTCTTGGCCACTGAGTCAGTGAAGGCCGTCAGGCAGCGCTCTGCCTGGGCCTGGGACAGTTCCGCGGTGGTGGCGATCTGTTTCACGAGTTCCGACTTGTTCATGGGTAGTCCCTCTCCAGCGTCATAGGCGAAAGCCGGGCGACGACCGCCCGCATTGGCAGCCTACTGAGCGTCGAACTCAAATGGCAACCGCAAAGGGTAAAATGGCTGATAAGGGAATGGCGCCCCCAAGGGGAAGGGGCTTACCCGTATAGGATAGAGGGTGGCAACCCCAAAGGGCGAAAGAGCCAAAGGGAAGATGGGGAAAGGGGACTTCTGCGTATCACGCGATTCGCGTTATACCCCGGGCTCTTGTCGGCATCGGCGCAAGTTCAACGCTGGTCGGATCTGCTGGTAATTCTGGACCTGCAGAGCGGTAATCGTCTGTTTCTCAGACTCAAGGCTTCCGGATCACTGACCAGCACATGCTGTAGGGGCCCTAGTGCTTCCGGTGGCAGGTACTGCACCCAGAGAAGGTCTTGATGCGCTGCATGGGGCCTCGGCACTCAGTCGATGGAAAGTTCGATGGGCGACAGCGTCAGCCCGGGACGAGGACGATAGTACAGGGTGCCGCTCAGCCCTTGCAGTGTCGCGCCCTTGGCATCGTCGTGGTAGACGCGACGATAGACGGGACGATCGCCATGGCGCCCGCCGATATCCAGCGACAGATCCTGCTCGGTAATCACCACCTTGCGAGTCTCGCCGCCGAACCAGCCCGTGCTCCAGGTCGCCTCGGCTTGCCAGGTGAACATGCCGGGAAACGGGGGCGTGGCACCGGGAAATTCCACCAGCAGCCATACCGACTGGTAGCGGGTGCCGAGCCGATGGTTCCATTCGTTGCGGCGCTCGAGGCGCACCCGGGGCGCGTAGAGCAGGCGAAACAGGCGATCGAGTTCCTGCTTGAGGTCGCCCGCCCAATCAGCGGGATGGCGGCCGAAGCGGGTGTTGCGCACCCAGTCCTGCAGTGGCGTCTCACGGGTGAAGTACAGGCTGACGGCGCCGCCGATGACTGATCGCGGTCGTCACTGAACTGGAAAGGGCACGGCTTCGACCGTGCCCTTTTCGTTGGCCTGATAGAGTCGACGCGACGATGGCTACTAAGCCCACCATACCTTACTCGGGCATATCAAGGCGTCGCCAGGCAAAGAAATGGTATCCCCCCAGGAGCATCGTCGCCTGCCGGTTACGCATCCTCTGTTCTGCAGGCCGCTTATCATGCAACCCATAGGCAAACAGCCGTTCCACTTCTTCTGGTAACTCAGGTGGTGCTGTTTCTCGTGTCCAGCGCCACCAGGCTTCGGCCATACGATACTCGTACTCGAGCGTCTGACGCGCCTGACGCCGAGTCATGCCATCGCTCGATAGAAATAACGCACGGATTTGGCGGGCTTCCTGGTCGACTTCTTCCAGCCACCCCCACTGCGTTTCCAGTTGACCGAGTGCCTGCTCCACTTCCGCTGCGTCGGCTTCTATCTGTTGCCATTCGTCATGAGGGGTAGTCAGCGAAGCGCTCGGCACGCCCAGTACACCGCTGGGCGTTCGATCGGGCAAGGTATCGAGTTGGGCCTCCAGCGCCGCGCGAGTAGCCCGATACTCCCGATATCGATGGGCAAGCCAAGCCAGATAGAGTTGAGCATGCTGCCGGAAGTGTGCCTCGTCAGGGGACAGCGCATCGTTGACGAGACGTTCATAGTGGCGTTGCAACGCTATCAGCGAATGGCCGTCCACCTGGTCGTTCAATTCGAATAACCGTGATGTAGCAACATCCTGAGCCTGCAGCTCTTCCAGACTGGGAAAGGACACACCCGCCATCATGGCGCTGCGGTACATGCGATGCAGTGCCGCCAGTGACAGCTCGGCACTGACCTTCTGCTCGTCGGGCTTCAGGCCACCGCCGATATCCTCGCTGATCCCAGGCTGGAGAATTTCTCGCCAGTCGGCCTGCAAGGTACCGAGGGGCCGGCAACGACGGTAAAAACGCCGCTCATGGGCGGCGATCAGGTGCAGCGCCCGCCGGCAGCCTGGATGGAGCGGGCCACCATCATCGAGGACCGGGGTCAGCGGGTGGAACCAATCCACAGGACCAAGCTCAGGGTGAGTGCGATCGACGCAGTCGAAGAGTCCCGCGAAAACGATCTGTACCTCCGCATCCTCGTAACGATAGTGTTCGCCCTCTTGCTCGCAGACCTCCTCCAGCAACTCGCGAACGAAGGCCTTAGCCAGGGCGGCGCCGAAATCGAAGCCGAAAACCGATACCCGAATCGTTCCGAGCGGCATCTGGCTATTGCCAGCCACGTCGCTCACCGCTCCCTGAAATTGCTCGATAGCGGCAGACTGCCGGGTCGCCGCCCCGCTCATCAGCAGGTTGGCGGTAATAGGATGATCACGGATAGGGCTGAAAACCTCGGCCCCGGTGCGAATGGCTGCATCCCGAGCGCTTTTGACCCACTCCCAGGGTTTGGTCAATGACGCCTTCCAGGAGCGGCCGAAGACCTCCCACCATGCGCCACCATCAGTATTAAAGACGGCCTCCTTGGCAGCTCCAGTCACACCACCACGGAGATGCCCCTCAACCCCATCTACTGCTTCGCTGGAAGCACGACGTAGAGTTGCCTCAAAGTTTTCCTGCACGTTTTCTTCATATGGAGCTCCCAAACCCGGAAGATACAGCCTACGAAATGCCTGGCCAAGCCTGTCTTTTTCCTGGTCAGGAAAAGCAGAATATAATCGTCCAATATTACTTACTCGTCCGTCACGAAGGTCCTGCTCAAGATGGCGCCCTATACCATCGAAGAAAATACCTATTTCTATCGTCAACTGGCAATCCACCCCGATGAGCGAAGAAGACTGACCTTCCGAGCGAGCATTAATCGCCTGACAGCGCTCCAACGTCTGCGAATCAACCATCCCGGGGATACTCCTGCTCCAGCTTATCCGTCAAGGGAGAGCCAAAATCTGGGCTCCATACCAGCTCGACCCTATTCTTGGGAAGGAAGTGTACATGTAGATAACGATCTTCTCGGCTACGTTCCGGCATAGGCAACGTCACACTATGACGTTCCTGCTCCATTCCTTGTTCTTGCTGTTTCTTGGACATACTAAGGATCCAAACGACTTCGACACTCCCCCCCCCTAAGGACCAACAGCAAGTAGCTCCCCCTCCAAAAGCTGCTAAATTACCTCCCCAATTATCGTTGACCCAGTAACTATAAATCGGCCGATCTATATAACTATGCCCTCTTAGTGAGCCTCCCTCCGGCATCCGGAGAAAGTTATACCAGCCGACGTAAGCGAGAATCGCTAGCACGCCTACTACCTGAATCCAGGTAGGCACGCCCCGAAATACCCGTCGAAACACCCAACGCCCCAGCATGGTTAATATTCCTCTTGCGTTTGAAGGCATTCGAGCAGTGTTTTATCACCACATACTGCTTGTTCAAGGCAGCGTTTCATCGAGTCACTTTGCAAGAAGCTCTCTCCTTTCTCTAACCAGAGATAAACATATATCCTGCGGTCCTCTGGGCGAAAAAGCTTTATCTCATCGGCAGCGAAGAGGGCCTTGGCAACTCTTCCTGGACGGTCACAAGGGCAGACATCCTCGAATAGCTCCGGCATCTCGCTCACAAAATGTGCGGTCAATGCCGTGGCCTCGGTGTCTCCCCGGAGTGAAGTCCACAGGTCTAGATCACAGTCGAGCCGCCAGGCATCGTGCCTCAAGCCATCATCCAACAGGCCTGCCAAGGATTGCCACCCCTCCTCCTGATCTGGATACCACCATCGCTCGATGCCATTGAAGAGATCCCGATGCCAAGCCCACGAGTTCGCCTCATGGAGGGCCTGGATGAGCGATGGCAAATAGAAGCGCATTAGCCAGGTTTTACCCTCCGGCGATATCACAGTCATGGCGGGCGCCAGTTGTCGAGCTAGCGAATCGCCGGATTGCGGACTTTCAATCCATGCCATCACCCCACACCCCATCGCGCCCAAGCTCTGCCCATCCAGATCACCATCAGGCAACTCCATCAGCCAAGGTCCCTCTCTGATCAAGTGCTCCTGCCGAGTGTCACGTATCAATGGCCAATAATCCCCATCGGCGGCCTCGATCAATGACGTCCGGGTCTCCCCCGGCAGCGCTCCCATCTCTATCAAGGCATATCGATTGCTGTCAGAGTCCTCGATATTTCGCCAGGCATTGGGCCTTACCTCCCTCTTCATGCCTCATCCCCCGGTATCAGTGACTGCCCCTCAGCGAGAGCCTTCTTCCAGCACTCCTCGCATACGTCAGGCGGCACTAACGTGGAAGCCAATGTGGCCTCGCTCTGACTGGGGTCGATTCGCTCGTGATGTTCGGCGGTGGCCTCGCCCGGCAACAGCGGTGCCTGGGCGCCCTGCCCCGTGCCGCTGCCGGGACTGCCACCGGCATTTACCTTCACGCCGGGGCCGTTGACGGTGACACCGCCACCATCGATCTTGAGAAAACTGCCGCCGGCCTTGAGGGTCAGCTCGCTGCCTGCCTCCAGCACCACCTTCTGGCCGGCCTTGATGTGCAGTTCGCGGCCGCTTTCGGTGAGCCAGGCCTGGCCTGCGCTCAGATGCAGGCTGCCATCGATGGTCAGGTGCTGGGCGCCATCGCTTTTCTCGCGTCGCTCGCCATGCACGGTGAGGTGGTCGTCACGGTCGAGCTCGCTCACCCGGTCGCGCTTGACGGCCAGGTGGCTGTCGCGGCGGATTTCCTCGGTGCGGTCGTTCTCGGTGAGCAGCTCCAGGTCCTTCTGGGCGTGCACCCAGATCTGTTCCTGGTCGTGCTGGTCCTCGAAGCGCAGTTCGTTGAAGCCCTCGCCCTGGTGGGTCTGGGTGCGCAGCACGGTGCGCGTCTTGTGCGCTGGCAGCTCGTAGGGCGGCGTATTCACCGCGTGGTAGGTGCGCCCGGTAATGATCGGCTGGTCGGGGTCGCCTTCCAGGAAAGAGACGATCACCTCGTGGCCGATGCGCGGAATCGCCATCATGCCGTAGCCGCCGCCGGCCCAGCCCTGGCTGACGCGCAGCCAGGCACTGGCGGTTTCATTGGGCTCGGCATAGCGATCCCAGGGGAACTGGCAGCGCACCCGGCCGTGAGCGTCGCAGTGAATCTCCTCGCCCTCGGGCCCCACCACGAAGGCCACCTGGGGGCCGTCGACCCGCGGCTTGGGCTCGGGCGCGGGCCGCCAGGCGGTGTCGTCCGGGATCAGCGTCAGGGTGTTGTGGTAGCGGGTCATGCCGTCGTCCTGGGCGGCGTCCTCGCCCAGCGCCTGGGGCTGTTCGCCCTCGTGGACCACCTTGACGACCTGCCAGCCGCGGTTGAGCTCGCTGACGTCGTGGTCGGCCAGGGTGAAGCGCGTGCCCGGGGCCAGCTCGGGCAGGTCGCTCTCGCCGGCCAGGGTCAGGGCGTCGTGACGCAGGTGCTCCAGCCGGTGGCGGGTAAAGGCCTGGCCCGAGGCGTCGGCCTTGTAGCGGCCCGGGTAGTCGTAGTGTTCGTAGTCGCCCCGCTGGCTGTACTGCTCCAGCCCGTCGCCCTGGCGCTCGTGCAGTTGCGCGTAGGCCGGGCGCTTGAAGCTGTAGTCCTTGAGCTGGGCCCGGGCCGGGCGCACCCGAGCGGTCTGGGTCAGCCGACGCAGGTGACGCTGCGGTGCGGTGCCGCCGGCGCGATGGTGGTAGGGGCGTTCGCCGAGCCCGGTGAGCACCTGGGGATCGTCGGCGAACACCAGCCGATGGGCGCCGAGGTCGCCATCCTCGAACTCATGGAAGTAGAACAACCCTTCCTCGGCGGCCAGGCGCTCGACGAAGGCCAGGTCGGTCTCGCGGTACTGCACGCAGTACTCGCGCTCGGCGGGCTCGCGGGTCACCGCGAAGGCCACATCGGTCAGGCCGCGTTCCTCGCACAGGGTGTTGAGGATGGTCAGCGGCGAGACGCGCTGGAAGATCCGCGAGTTCTGGCGCAACGAGAGCCGCCACAGCGAGGGACGGATCACGACCTCGTAGTGGCTGCGCCGATGGCCGCGGTCGCCGCGGCCGAACTCGGCGACGATGCCGTGGACCCGTCGCTGGGCCACGCCGTCCTGCCACACGGTGAGGCTCGCCGGGCGGTCGAGCAGCGCTTCCGGCGAGAGGTCGACGGCGCGGCTGGCAAAGCGCACGTGAAGATGAAACGGCGACGACAACGCCTCTTCATGAGTGAAGTCGACCACCGCCAAGTCGGCCTCACCGGCGCCGGTCAGGCTCAGGGTGAACTGCAGTCCGTTAGCCTGGGTCATGGCATCCCTCCTGGAGGCCGAATCCGTTCCTGGGTTCGCCGACGCGGCATGGTCGGCAGGACAGGTAGGTTACGCGAGTACATCGCCGAGGCAAGTCGTCGGCGGCATGCGTAAGTGATCGCTTACAATACAGCCAAGCAAACACTTACACATGCCGCCGCCAGGGCCGGAACCCTGGCGGCGAAAACGGTGCCCGCCGGGCGCGAGCATTGGCAGGGGCACCGCCTGTGGCGCGGCGTCTTAGCCTTCGATCGGGGCGCGCCAGTCGTCGGAACCGGAAGTGCCGGCGACGGTGTGCTCCCAGTCGATCTTGCGGTAGGCCAGGGAGACGTCCATCAGCTGAGTGAACTCGGCGCTGTTGGCGTCCTGAGCATGGGGCATGCGCAGGTTGATGTCGACGATGGTGGCATCGGTCAGGGCGGTGGTGAAGAAGTGCTCCTGCTTGCCTTCCACGGAGGTGCGGTACCACTTCAGCTCGACCGTGGGCAGCATCTCACCGGACGCCAGGGCGTTGTACAGCAGCGGCACGGCCTTGTTCAGGGCCACGGTGAAGATGAACGGCTTGTGAGCGCGCTGACCGGACGGCTGACCGGACTGCGGATCCGTCGGCACAGTGACGATGTGCTTGAATTCCTGGACGAGCATCTCGTCTTCATGGCCTTCGACGTAGATGTTGCCCACGGATTCGGGCGTGAAGGCGCCAGCGGTGATGTTGCCCTGAGTCTGACCTTCGATGCTGATATAACATGGGGTTGGCATGAGTCGCTTCCTTGACGATGAATTCGAAAAATCTTGCGCAATGTCCAGCGGACACCCCATATAAGGCACTTTATGTACCAAAAACAAAAACAGTCAATTTAATCAAAGGGATACATAAACACGGCACGGCATGACGTCAAGCGATCGAGCAAGAACTTGCCTGAAAGCGGGCAAGAAGTTGCCCAGCGGGCAAGATCTTGCTTGATCCCCCTCCTTCTTTCCTGGATTTTCAGAGCCGTCTTGCCGGTCACCAGGCAGCAAAGCTTGTCGTCGTCACACCCAACAGGCGAAAGTATCAGCACCTTTCGGGGATCCATGTCGACACGTGTGACGGTTCCCCCCACAGATTAGCTTGTCTGCCAAGGCTTATAGGGCAAGGAGACCAACCGTGCGCGACAAGTTACAACTGCCACAGCTCTGGGAACGCACCAAATACGTGTCCTGGCCGCCTAGCCATACCAACCCCCTCGTTCGCATCCCGCGCCCCGCCGGTGGGTATGAATGTCGCAGCATACCTCGCCAGCACGACGAATATGTCACGTTTCAGCGCTGCCTCGAGTACCGTGAACAACGAGGCCTCGAGATCTGGGGCTTACGCCGCTGGGCGGAATTGTGCAGCGTACCCAAGCGGTCAGTGGCAAAGCACCGGGCGAAGACCGCCGGGCCCATCACCGGCGTCTTCCATTACGAGCGGCCGGAGGGTACCACCGTCTGGATCGCCACCTGGTACGAGCGACAGCCGGACGGCCACACACGCAAGCGCAGTCAGGGATTCAGCTACGGCACACCGAAGTCCCAGTTTGCCACCTCCGAGCAAGCGGAAGCTGCCGCGATCGAAAAGCGACAGCAGGAAGAGTCCCGCTGGTACAGTACCCTTGGAGTCGGAGAGACTCGGATCGTGAACCGGTAACGTTTCCTCACCAGGCAACAACTGTCTGGCTTCTGACCGAAAACCGGACAGTTCCACCGAACAGGAGGCATACAGGCCATGTCTGACGCAGGGTTGATATCAGCCGTCAATAACCTCCCAGCCACTGAAACCCGGACAGTTCAAAATCGAACAGCCAATGACACCCGACGAGGCCGTCAACACCTGACCCGGGATGAGGTTCACCGCTTGATACGTGGGGCAATGCATCATCAACGTCACGGCCGGCGCGATGCACTCATGATTCGTCTCGCCTTCGAACATGGTCTGAGGGTCTCGGAGCTGGTGGCCCTGCGTTGGTCGGCCATCGACCTGGTCACGCATGAGCTGCGTGTGAATCGCATCAAGGGCAGTCTCGATGGTACGCACCCGCTTCAAGGCAGCACGGTGCGTGCTCTGAAACGCTACCAGCGACAAGACGGACGTTCGTCGGGCCTGGTGTTCGTCAACGAACGAGGGACGCCGGTCAGCGTCGATGGTTTCCGGCGCATGATGCACCGCCTCAGCGAACAGGTCTTGGGCGTGAAGTGGCATCCTCATGCCCTCCGTCACGCGTGCGGTGTGCACCTGATCAACAGCGGCGTGGATCTGCGGATCGTCCAGCAGTACCTGGGGCATGCCAATATCCAGAATACCGTGGCCTACACAGCCCTGACTGGCCGGCCGTTCGAAAGGCTCGTCTTCTAAGCACAATGCCGCTTGACAGCTTGTGCTGCCTCGCTAGCATGAGAGGTGCACGACTGCTGTTTTCGGACAGCCCGGTGTGTCTCGCCGGCCCAACGAGACGCCCTTACCCAAACTCGCCGCGCCTCCAGTGTGCGAGTGCCGCTCCGGCGGTTGGAGGCAACTTTCAAACCCACCAGGGGAGCTTCCCCTGGCAGGGGCGCTCCTCGAGTCCACAGGAGGCCCCATGCAGCTGGGCATTGCCCTTTTCAACGCCCTGCGTTCAGTCGACGTCCCTGACGATAAGGCCATGGATGTCGTGAATGCACTGGAGAAAGAAATGCAACAACACCTGGCGACTAAGCAAGATCTGGCCATCTTGGAGCAAAAGTTGTCGAGTACGCTGTACCGTGGGCTCTTGTTCCAAACGATGGCGATTGCCGGTCTTGTCATCGCTATCGTGAAGTTGCTGTAGCGGCTTAGCTACGCTTTCTCATTTATAACCAACGTCTCACCCACCCACTCGGGGGAATCACTTCCCCGATGGGAAGGTGGTCTCCCGAGCATGCCTATTGCTTCAAGGAGAACCACCATGACGACGTCAACTCAAGCCCAGACCACCTTCTTCAACCTCCACGTCGAAGGGGTTGGCTATCTCAACCGCATCCGCACCGTGGATCCGAAACGCGGCGACGCGTTTCTGGCCTGCAACATCAACGCCCTAAACGGGCCGGCGGATGACGTCAGCTATACGCGTTTCGATTGCCGTGTAAGCGGCCAGGAAGCGCAGAAAC contains these protein-coding regions:
- a CDS encoding DUF3304 domain-containing protein codes for the protein MPSNARGILTMLGRWVFRRVFRGVPTWIQVVGVLAILAYVGWYNFLRMPEGGSLRGHSYIDRPIYSYWVNDNWGGNLAAFGGGATCCWSLGGGSVEVVWILSMSKKQQEQGMEQERHSVTLPMPERSREDRYLHVHFLPKNRVELVWSPDFGSPLTDKLEQEYPRDG
- a CDS encoding DUF2235 domain-containing protein, coding for MVDSQTLERCQAINARSEGQSSSLIGVDCQLTIEIGIFFDGIGRHLEQDLRDGRVSNIGRLYSAFPDQEKDRLGQAFRRLYLPGLGAPYEENVQENFEATLRRASSEAVDGVEGHLRGGVTGAAKEAVFNTDGGAWWEVFGRSWKASLTKPWEWVKSARDAAIRTGAEVFSPIRDHPITANLLMSGAATRQSAAIEQFQGAVSDVAGNSQMPLGTIRVSVFGFDFGAALAKAFVRELLEEVCEQEGEHYRYEDAEVQIVFAGLFDCVDRTHPELGPVDWFHPLTPVLDDGGPLHPGCRRALHLIAAHERRFYRRCRPLGTLQADWREILQPGISEDIGGGLKPDEQKVSAELSLAALHRMYRSAMMAGVSFPSLEELQAQDVATSRLFELNDQVDGHSLIALQRHYERLVNDALSPDEAHFRQHAQLYLAWLAHRYREYRATRAALEAQLDTLPDRTPSGVLGVPSASLTTPHDEWQQIEADAAEVEQALGQLETQWGWLEEVDQEARQIRALFLSSDGMTRRQARQTLEYEYRMAEAWWRWTRETAPPELPEEVERLFAYGLHDKRPAEQRMRNRQATMLLGGYHFFAWRRLDMPE
- a CDS encoding type VI secretion system Vgr family protein gives rise to the protein MTQANGLQFTLSLTGAGEADLAVVDFTHEEALSSPFHLHVRFASRAVDLSPEALLDRPASLTVWQDGVAQRRVHGIVAEFGRGDRGHRRSHYEVVIRPSLWRLSLRQNSRIFQRVSPLTILNTLCEERGLTDVAFAVTREPAEREYCVQYRETDLAFVERLAAEEGLFYFHEFEDGDLGAHRLVFADDPQVLTGLGERPYHHRAGGTAPQRHLRRLTQTARVRPARAQLKDYSFKRPAYAQLHERQGDGLEQYSQRGDYEHYDYPGRYKADASGQAFTRHRLEHLRHDALTLAGESDLPELAPGTRFTLADHDVSELNRGWQVVKVVHEGEQPQALGEDAAQDDGMTRYHNTLTLIPDDTAWRPAPEPKPRVDGPQVAFVVGPEGEEIHCDAHGRVRCQFPWDRYAEPNETASAWLRVSQGWAGGGYGMMAIPRIGHEVIVSFLEGDPDQPIITGRTYHAVNTPPYELPAHKTRTVLRTQTHQGEGFNELRFEDQHDQEQIWVHAQKDLELLTENDRTEEIRRDSHLAVKRDRVSELDRDDHLTVHGERREKSDGAQHLTIDGSLHLSAGQAWLTESGRELHIKAGQKVVLEAGSELTLKAGGSFLKIDGGGVTVNGPGVKVNAGGSPGSGTGQGAQAPLLPGEATAEHHERIDPSQSEATLASTLVPPDVCEECWKKALAEGQSLIPGDEA
- a CDS encoding HU family DNA-binding protein; the encoded protein is MNKSELVKQIATTAELSQAQAERCLTAFTDSVAKTLSQGDKLTLLGFGTFETRERAARTGRNPQTGEEMTIPAAKVPAFKAGQGLKDAVKG
- a CDS encoding Rpn family recombination-promoting nuclease/putative transposase, with the protein product MADHDNSYKRLFSEPAMVRDLLTEFVQEEWVDQLDLDSLEKVSGSYVSDDLRDREDDIIWRVRWGEGWLYVYLLIEFQRTVDRYMAVRVMAYEALLYQDLIRQKAFTPAGKLPPVLPIVLYNGDQRWTAAQNVVDLVEPIPGGLSHYRPSLPYLLLDEAEICQNEDHLEETRNLVGALFQLEHSQDLAQWEAVLKRLGEWLQAPEHDSLRRAFTVWVTRVLIPSRWPGFDPDEISALQDLQEVHAMLAERIREWPERFKQEGEERHALEMARRMLQHGDMSDELIAEFSGLDVARVVELRREMER
- a CDS encoding tyrosine-type recombinase/integrase, whose protein sequence is MTRDEVHRLIRGAMHHQRHGRRDALMIRLAFEHGLRVSELVALRWSAIDLVTHELRVNRIKGSLDGTHPLQGSTVRALKRYQRQDGRSSGLVFVNERGTPVSVDGFRRMMHRLSEQVLGVKWHPHALRHACGVHLINSGVDLRIVQQYLGHANIQNTVAYTALTGRPFERLVF
- a CDS encoding DUF4123 domain-containing protein — its product is MKREVRPNAWRNIEDSDSNRYALIEMGALPGETRTSLIEAADGDYWPLIRDTRQEHLIREGPWLMELPDGDLDGQSLGAMGCGVMAWIESPQSGDSLARQLAPAMTVISPEGKTWLMRFYLPSLIQALHEANSWAWHRDLFNGIERWWYPDQEEGWQSLAGLLDDGLRHDAWRLDCDLDLWTSLRGDTEATALTAHFVSEMPELFEDVCPCDRPGRVAKALFAADEIKLFRPEDRRIYVYLWLEKGESFLQSDSMKRCLEQAVCGDKTLLECLQTQEEY
- a CDS encoding Hcp family type VI secretion system effector translates to MPTPCYISIEGQTQGNITAGAFTPESVGNIYVEGHEDEMLVQEFKHIVTVPTDPQSGQPSGQRAHKPFIFTVALNKAVPLLYNALASGEMLPTVELKWYRTSVEGKQEHFFTTALTDATIVDINLRMPHAQDANSAEFTQLMDVSLAYRKIDWEHTVAGTSGSDDWRAPIEG
- a CDS encoding DUF4282 domain-containing protein; translation: MNLGDFTSFEKFLTPKLIQVAYWIGIIMIVLGGIGGIVTALFSGKLLLLLMNIIGLLLGLLFWRVLCEGAILLFGIYDRLGEIKDGLQESRSVSNDN